The following is a genomic window from Mauremys mutica isolate MM-2020 ecotype Southern chromosome 4, ASM2049712v1, whole genome shotgun sequence.
AATTTGTTTAGCTAGTACTCCCAGTTCTTTCCATTTGTTTTTCAGGGAAATCTGGTACAagtgaggttgttttttttcaacATAACGTTCATGTAAAATGAATCCTATGAACACTCCATGCCAATACGTTTGCACAAGGGTTCGCTACCCGAAGCCCAAACTCTGTCATCTTTGAAATGTCTTGGCTTTCCCTCCTGCTGTTTATAAAAGTTCCCATCATCAGTCAGGGAGCAGAATTAATGACATGTGACTTAGCTGGCCCAGTCACGCACCATGAATAGTCCAAGATGTAGTCAAACTGAACAGTTTGTGAAGAACCCCTCGTCTGGATCACATTCACGAGCATTCATCAAATAATTTTGAATAGCAAGCACAATCATATCAATCAATCTGTGCATAGATAATTCACAGTTGGAAATAAAGGGCTAAACTCACTGAAGAAGTAATTTGGTATGAATAATTCACCTAGCTCTAGTAACTACAATATACTAAGACCTAGTTCagctgattataattatggaaGAGAAAAGTACTTACAGTATCAGACATTGAAGCATGAAGTACCAGTACTGGTATATATACCTATGATTGGGAACCATTATTAAATATGTGAGATGGCTTTTTCAAACCAAACATATAACTAGCtatttcagtgaaattaaatactaCATCCATGCCCAGAATGAATTCACTAACTTTACTTAATCTAAAATAAACTTTCATGTATACCGCATGCCAcaggtgtgtgcacatgcacatgtCTTGCTGCTCGTCATGTGGGGTCTTGGCAGCTAAAacatattaaacaaacaaacaaaaagtacagCCTTCTCTTAGTTATCTTGAGTAAATAGGTCACATACTAGGAAAAAACACTTTGCATAGACTTTTCTACCTAAAATTACACAATTTGAGATCATATGGCAGCCTTTTATTCAGCAAAATTTCAGTGACTTTACTATTACAGTAGCCACACAGGTTGCCTAAAATACCGGATATATCCGGAGAAAATAGCAAATATACAGAATATAGAATGGAATTCCCAAATGGGATTATAAAAGGTGTCTGCGGGGAGGGTGTAGTTCCTCAGATAATGATTGTACTTTGCCATCTACAACTAAAGATCAGATTAATCTCTTCAGTGCAGAAGAGAACTATTTTCATGCCATTTTAGAAATTGCTCAAAGACTGCTGGGGTTCAGGGATGGGCATGGTGAAATTCACAGAGGAAAGGACCACAGCTCTCTCTCCCAACATAAAAAGCCATCAATGATCATAACTCCAAATTTTTCAGAGTGATTTTGTTAAATCTTTAATTAATGGGCCACTTTTACCAGAATACCAATTTTTGCTGGACCTTTCTGTGGTCTCTGTAGcaagcatgcatgcatgcattcCCTTCTCCCTTGGAAAATTTTTAGAAAACAAGCCCTGTGAGCTTTTTGTATGAGGGGCTTGCTGATATTTGTGTGTTCGTCTTCCTCTTTGCTGTGAACTTGTGTGTGTTCCCTAGGCTCAGGAGACAGAGTGAGCcaaagtgtgtttaaaaaaaaaaaagaataaaatccaTCACTGAGCTGGCAAGAGAACTAGAGCTTTTGGCAAGCACAGGAGTCAGGAGTAGCTGGAACCTTATGTAACTTTCCGAGCAACATCATGATTTTAGCAGAAGCATGATGTTCCATACTGTCTGTGTCAAGTTCAGGGATGCAGAATTGATTCCAACTGAAGAGTTGAGGGCAGAAGAGAACAAAATCTAGGCCCAAATACTACTTTTAAAGCACAGATCATTGTTGAAAAAGTGGCCAAAAGACTAAGGATTGAAGAAGGGAGAGTAAAAGGGGCGGCatggactggtaaccatgcaaaTCCCTCAACTCACCAAATGTTTAGTTAGTGCCCATCGCCATTCACCTAAAACAATAGGACTTTGATGTGATAATTTCAATGAAGTTAATTCAGTTCATAGCAGGTCTGAGAgcctttcaaaaaacaaaaacaaacaaacaaaagctctCTCACTTGCCAGGTGGCTTCTTCCTAGTTCTCTGTACTGAACTTTATTCAGGCCATTAAACCAATCAGGGCCTAATCAAAATCCACAGAAGccagtggaagtctttccatgGATCTCGTTGGATTTTTGGATGAGGCTTTCAGTGCTTTGGATAGGTATATTGCCATTAAGGCATGGCAAATCCTATGTCAATAGGAGTTGACGGCACTCAGCATCTCAGAGGTCCAGGCCTTAACTGAACATGCTAGTTCTGCAAAAATTGCTCTCTTAGAAGGTCATTTGATCTCATGAGAGCCACCTGATAGCTGGTGAGCACCCTCATTTCCCATTGAAGTTGGTTAGAAAATGTGTAAAATTTcttaattttaatgaaaaatggggggaaaattcTCATGAAAATGTATCTGATATTTTGGGACCATTTTCTGACTAGCTCTTATGAATAGGAATACAGAGAACTCTGAATCTTGCAGAAAGTGTCTGATGCTTTTTTGTTTCCAGCCTCTCTGGaatagtacaaaaaaaaaaagcaccactgAAAAGCCTCTCTGGTAGCACTTCAGAACTCCTACTTTTAGGTggaaccaggaaatacagaggcAGATGAAAGTGACAAATGGGGAACAGAGTTACTCTAACTTGTTTGAACCTCAGAAGAAGTTCATTATGAGTTTGGGTGAGAGGGTTGTACTCATTTTATCAGAATTGGCTTTGCCCATCCCTAGTAACCCTGTTTAAATGAACACTTATGTTCCGTACTACAGGACTACCTATGGACCTACATCCTTCAGACAGCTTCGACAGCAAAGTGGTTAATGTTTGAAGAATGAGTCTTTCTATCCTTTGCCATGGCATTGGGTTCTTATTGTACAACCCTGTACAGTACTtcagcaatatttttttaaaggtttaaaaAGCAAAGAGTTACAAAACCATTTGCAATTAACTTGAAATAGAAAAGatagcacttttttttaaatcccattatATAGTACACCGTATAAATTACAGAGTATTCAAATGCACAAATGCATCTGTGTAACATTTATCAAatgtaatttttgtgtgtgtgtattttttttcaagAGTTTTTGCTCGTAGTTCTATGCATCTCACTTTCCCCTCACTATCACGTATGACAGTGTTCCAGATCTGAGACACTGCTGTTGCAGTATCGCATGTTGTTGGGGATGTGGCAGTCTGTGTAGTTAATTCCCCCATTTGGGGTATAAATGGGCTGCAGTCTGAAATCTCCTTTAAGGAGCTGATCGTTATTTAAGGAGACAATCTGGAAGCTGGTTTCCGTCATCTCCAGGATGGAGTTGTCCTTCTTGGTCCCCGCCTCGCAATAGTCATCTTTCCGCCGGCCCCGGTTGTATTTCCACTTCTGGGAGGTGTAGCGCCCCTTTTTATGCATGTGCCAGCAAAAGATGCTGAGCAAGACCACAAGAACAAATATCACTGCACCCCCAATCAAGCCTGCCAGCAAAAATGGGGAGCCCATATTCTGAGAAGTCGTCTGCTCATGGCTGGAGGCTGTGTTGCTGCCATTGTTTAAGTGGGAAGCCTTGGTTGTGGCTTCCGAACAGACAGTGTCTTCTCCAGCTCGGTAATTATTAAAAGCATCCAGTGGAACCAAACAAATCCGATAAGTGGATTTGGGTTCGAGATTCACCAAGCTTAAGTGTTGTTTCTCACCACTTACTATCCGTTCCTGAACAATGCCCCCTACCAGGCTGTGGCCCATTTTAACCCATGTGAGTTTGTACGCCATCACAGTAAAAAGGGACAGCCAGTTGACTTGGATGCAAGTGTCATTCACAAAATGGATGGAGAGTTGGATCCTTTCAGAAATGGGAGGTGTCACCATTTCTCCGCCCTCCCTGTCAGGCACAGTGGGGAGTGTGGATTTGGTGGATGGGAGAGGACTGTATTTATCACTTGGAGTTGGAACTGATGAAGTGGGAACCAGTGTGGTTGGCAAGGTggtagcaggggctggggtgatAAGTGGCAGACCAGGAGTGGTGGTGGGGCATGACAACATATTCATATTGAGCTCCCTGACAGCCATACCTCGGACCTGTTCTGGTCCCTGGCACATAAAACCCCGGACATTGATGGATGAGGGAATAAATTTGAGCCATTCAGTGACCCATTTAATACTGCAGTCACATAACCAGGGATTATTCCGCGCAGTGAGCTGCTTCAGGTTGTGGAGGTTATCAAAGACCCCTTTCACCAGCATCCGGAGCTGATTGTTGGAAATATCAAGCCGCTCCAGCTTGTGGAGGTTTGAAAAGGCTGAAAGTGGTATGTGGGTTATCTGGTTGTCCTGCAGGTAGAGCCTCAGCAGATGTGTACCTGGAAGATCAGGGGGAGGGTAGGATAGTGAATTCCGTACTATTGAGAATTCTTTGAGCTTGGTCAGATGGCTGAAGGTGCCCTCAGCTATACCTTTATTGGTCAGGAGATTGCCATCCACAATAAGACGCTCCAAGCTCGTGAGATTCTGGAAGGCCATGTCTGAAATTATGGCAATTCGGTTTTCATCAACTCGTAATTCTTGTAAGTCCACTGGAAGGCCAACTGGTACACTGCTCAAGTGATTCTTAGACAAGAACAGAAGCTTGAGGCTGACAGCTTCCCGAAATGCTCCATCCTCAACCCCCACAGTAGAGATGGAGTTGTCATCTAGGTGCAGCTCTTCCAGCTTCAggagctgggacagggcagcccGAGAAATGGTTTGAATGTTGTTTTCCTGCAGGTGAAGAACCCTGACATTCTTGGGCAGGTTCATGGGAAACTCATCCAATTGGTTGCCATACAGGTAGACCGTGTGCACAGACTGGACGTTGTGCAGCTCTGCAGGGAATCCAGCATTATTAATTTGGTTATTGTGGAGGTAGAGTACGGTTACACCCTCCGGTATCCCAAGAGGCACTGAGGTCAAGCTTCGCTCATTACAGTAGACAAAGTTTCGGTCACAGCGGCACACATTTGGACAGGCCAGAGTTTTGGAGACCTGCATGCAGAGCCCCAAGGAAATTATGAGCCAGGATTTCAGGAAAGCAGCCCAATCTTTGGGCCACATTCTCGTCCACAGGCCcatttttaacttaaagaaatgGAATACCaaagaaagagaaattaaaacaaTGATAGAGAACAGGTAGTGAAAATTCAGGTTGTTGGAATTGGCTTGAATTTGTGTCCAATGATCAGGTCAGAGGTAAAGTCCTGGAGGCTAACTGTGAAATAATCCTTTAATGATTGGCCTGCCTTCTGCTCTTCATAGGAAAGCCACAGTCTGATTAGCCAGGGTTACACAGTTTGCTGCCTTCCTCCATGTGTGCTGAAAGAAGCAATAGCTGTGTGTTTCAAGGTAGGCAACCGGCAATTTAAAGCTACCAAAAGTCGTCAGGAGAAAGGTTGGCTGGACCAGTAGTTCCTTTCTCTGAAGCCAGGTAGTGGTGCACTCAGCTTTCTTCAGCCTCCAAGGTCTTCATTTCAACTTGATGATGGATCTGAGAAACCTGTTAAAGAAAAGCAAGAGAAGAAATTAAATAACATGATATGTTTAATAGAGAAGAACATCAATGGAAGAATATTCTGTTCACACAGCATATAACTCTTGTGGCATTTTGGAAATAGCTATGCTATTAAACAGTGGGTTAATATTACTACAGAAATATTATAATAATAGATTTGATCCAAACCCCTTTGTAGTGATGAAAGCTCAATGAAAATTAACCACTCCACTGTCAAAAGCTGAGACTGAAAGTGTTagtgtcagggctggctccaggcaccagcaaaggaagcaggtgcttggggcagccaatggaaaggggcggaacatccgggtcttcggcggcaattcagcagcaggtccctcacccgaagaatgaagcggcgcagtagagctgctgccgaagtgccgccgactgaggcttttttttttttcttcgcagcttggggcggcaaaaaaactggagccggccctggttagcaTCACTAATAAAGTGCATTATTCAGTCCCCTGAAGGCTACACTAATAACACATTAAGAACTGGATTTCTTTGCTTGCAATATTAGGAGGGATTCTTTCCCCAGATGGATGAATTTTCTCACTCTATTAGACATAAAATGATTGGGGAAAAAAGTGAGCTGATCCACTAGCAAATGGAACTGTGGGGTTAGCTACTTTGTTATCATATTTGATATCAGATTTGTTTTATCCATTTACTGTCCCATAAGGAAAACTCCTAATCTATTTTCAgccagggggaagaggggagtaCAGAACACAAATATTCTTACAAAGGAGTCCATGAATGGCCTTCGCATACAGCTTAAAGATGTGCAATTACCAGGTGTTTGTTTCTGCTTTTAAGCTACATGCTGTGAATGTTTGTTACATTGACAGAGTATATGAAAATTGGGACTAGTTTGTAAAGAAAAGTCTTTGGAAAACTAGTGCAGTGAGTACTAATCACACCTGTTGTGATGTTTTCATGATATTTCATTTAAATCATTtcattttaacccttttttattCCCCACAGTGATCTGTTCTATATATTCACATGAAGTAAATGAGTCTAATGTAAAAATTGGATCAGACTTTCATTCGTGCACAAGTCCAACTCCTGAGCACACAGACCCTAATGAATGTATACAATCCACGATTTCAGTGAGGTTTGGATCAGTTCCTTATGTTTGCATATAACGGTCTCAGACTCTTGTCCTACCACGGTCTATTTAGCATATTAAAActcatacattttattttttaaaaggcttaagtattttctccttttgaaaaaaaaaaagaaattgactCTGTCTCTTTGAGTCAATAGGAGGTAtgtcactgacatcaatgggaagaGGATAATTAATGAATCACACTGTatgctttttcttttcatttaatcTCCTTTTCTAATCTGTTCTGCTCAGATCTCTCCATAGTCCCAGGTACTTCCTTCTCTGCCCCAGTGCACTCTAAGTAACTACAATTTCATTTTAATGGATTATCAGCAGATCATCTGAGTATTTTTACTAAAactatcagcagtgaaatagttaataatgCTGGCACTCACACTGACGTCATTAGACTTAAGAACTAATATTCCATTGAGAGGAACAGGTAGTTTACACCTGTCAAAGTTATTATTTTATGATATCAGCAGAGATTCAGAAATGCAACACTGTAGCAGTTCATATTTGGagggttttctttgcaaccatgaaagTTAAacacttattttatttaaaatgaagcttAGATTCTGCTACATAGGTCTATGACAGTGGGTGGATTCTGCAGAAAATTCCTTTGCACTAGAATACATGAGATTTTGAACATTTTCCCCCCTGCTTGTGTCTCTTAATTCCTCTCTCCTTatgatattatttattattcaacTTTATAACTGAATTATTTAACTCTGTAAAGCAATTTGGAATACAGTAGCTATGAAAGATACTTCATGAGTTGggcccttcgttttcagtttttattttatttaatttttcctgggaatttatcagtatttattaccacaacaacaaaaacaggtacAAATCAGTGCAAAGAActattaataatttttctgggtaaatatagggtttattttggtggacagaAAGATGGGAAAAAGTATttagtagattaatgctttgaattccaTTGATCAATGTGATTTGCCGCAGAACAAAAAAAGAACTCAAAACACAAGGCCatctctgagtttaagaaaacaatacatctctaaTACGcgaataaaacttttcatttgaataaacagtttactgttgtagacttagaactattagcctataaatgtttacatttaataattgggccataTCATTAGCAGCACATTCACTGAACTTCagccttttctcctgtttttgtctttttaaaactttcaaaTACTTCAGTTCTGAAACATATTCTGATACAGACTTTTggtttcttcccattttagtgtgtcagatctttaaaccgttatctgctaacagcttgaaatgtgtgtGTGATGGGAGTAAGATTCATCAGTACATTCAGATGCTCATGCCCGTCAAAGCTTGTGTACatgcctgtttgtttgtttattgtgtgtatcttctagactaacaCACAGCCTTGCTTCAACAGggagctttgcatatacacacagactgaTGTATTATCgtaatacatatatctcatgcaatgtattgtattttccaaATAAAACATGTAATTTTTCTATATTTGAAttatacaaaagtagggtgaaaaaaCTGAGAAACCCagtaatttttcagtaaaaattggTTTAAATTGAAAACGAAGGAGCTTATACATGAGGTAGTGTTGCCTTGTTATAGCTACAGTGTCCCTAATACTTAAGCCTCAGTACAGATGTCTAAAATCATTGCATTACCCTACCACACCTTGCTTAATGCAATCTGAAATTCATGAGCCAAATCCGGTGGTGCTGATCATCCATTGACCTCAGCTGAAATTGCAGGTGCTCAGTTcttttcaggatttggcccaaaataCAACTGTTGAAAGAATGTCTCTTCAAAAAAAAGTATGAGTAATTACAATAGGCACTAGGTATGGTATTGAGGGGCACAGGAA
Proteins encoded in this region:
- the FLRT2 gene encoding leucine-rich repeat transmembrane protein FLRT2; translation: MGLWTRMWPKDWAAFLKSWLIISLGLCMQVSKTLACPNVCRCDRNFVYCNERSLTSVPLGIPEGVTVLYLHNNQINNAGFPAELHNVQSVHTVYLYGNQLDEFPMNLPKNVRVLHLQENNIQTISRAALSQLLKLEELHLDDNSISTVGVEDGAFREAVSLKLLFLSKNHLSSVPVGLPVDLQELRVDENRIAIISDMAFQNLTSLERLIVDGNLLTNKGIAEGTFSHLTKLKEFSIVRNSLSYPPPDLPGTHLLRLYLQDNQITHIPLSAFSNLHKLERLDISNNQLRMLVKGVFDNLHNLKQLTARNNPWLCDCSIKWVTEWLKFIPSSINVRGFMCQGPEQVRGMAVRELNMNMLSCPTTTPGLPLITPAPATTLPTTLVPTSSVPTPSDKYSPLPSTKSTLPTVPDREGGEMVTPPISERIQLSIHFVNDTCIQVNWLSLFTVMAYKLTWVKMGHSLVGGIVQERIVSGEKQHLSLVNLEPKSTYRICLVPLDAFNNYRAGEDTVCSEATTKASHLNNGSNTASSHEQTTSQNMGSPFLLAGLIGGAVIFVLVVLLSIFCWHMHKKGRYTSQKWKYNRGRRKDDYCEAGTKKDNSILEMTETSFQIVSLNNDQLLKGDFRLQPIYTPNGGINYTDCHIPNNMRYCNSSVSDLEHCHT